DNA from Kryptolebias marmoratus isolate JLee-2015 linkage group LG8, ASM164957v2, whole genome shotgun sequence:
ATCCtctccaccctcctcctcctcctcctcctcctcctcctcttcctcttcctcctcctcctcctcctcttcttcctcctccatgtcctctccaCTCTCCTCTGAGTCATGGTCAAAACGGGACTCTGGCACTGTGAGGAAAATGATGAAGAAGCACTTGTTTTGAAACTCagacctttattttgaaagacagATAAAATGAATTTTGATCTGAACTACTGCTCTTTCTCTGGTTTTCATGGAAGAAAAGATATAAacttaaatcaataaaacaatgactaaaaaatcataatttataGTTTGCATGTCGTGATACTAGAGTGTTGTCTGTATAAATTTAAGGACACAGGGAAAATCATCATAATTTTATATCTTTGTTCTTTACAGAACTGGATTCATCCAGCAGCTCAGGAAAATACAGAACCTCCCACATCAATCATTTCCTCACCTGCAGGTATGTGGTTTCCATtttccctctcctcttcttcctctgactGTTCTTCCTCACTTACATCCTCTGAGggagaaataaaactttgcGTTACTGATCTTATATGACaatcagaaagaaataaaataataagttttacCTGCACTCTGCTCAGAATGTCCAGAACCTGAAACAgactccccctcctcctcctcttcctcctcacccTCACTCTGGCTGCTGGACCCCTCTTCTCCTTCATCATCATCGCCCTCTTCCTCAGAGCCCGACCCTGATGCTAGACAAGacagagatttaaaaataaatgaataaaccttGAAAACTGAAATCAGGAAGTTTAAGTGAGGAGGGTTCAGGGTAGAAGAGATTagtgataaaataataatttacattttaattaattcatgcatttaaaatgtggCATGagtaaaaatgccacaaaaacatttttcctgaaATATTTGGGCTGAAATGTGTAGTTTTAACATAAGTAGGTCTGCTTTGGAGGTATAATAAATGCATAGGGAAAAACTTTAAGCCATGTGTGACACATTACCTATAGAGGACTCTGCAGTACTGGTCTTCCTTTCAGTGTCACTGATGTCCTGGAGGTCTGCAAGCAGGTCCTTGATGTCTGGCCTGTCCTCtttagttgctttaaaaaaacatacaggtAAGCAAAGCTAATAAATGGAGGTACAGGTACTTATAGGTAATGTTTTCGCAAAGTACACACAGATTTTACGGTAAACTCACTTGCAATTTTCTGTGGCTCACTGTGCTCAGATCGGTCCCGGGGAACGCGATTTGGACTACGACTGTGGTGACTTTGTTTCTGCTTGTCATCATACTCGTCAGGAAGCATTCGATGGTGGGAGGGCACTTGAATGGAAACaattttcttattaaaaaaatacacttttacaACAGAtgaaagttttatattttaaccttCTAGATGATTTCCTTACatcctgtcttttattttaacaacacaGCTGCTGGTAAGGCTGTGTCTGTTTAGCTTAGCTCATCAGAATAAGGATTCTGCTACCGTGAACTGTTCAAAgtgaatcaaatcaaatatacACTATTGTCCTCACCGCCAGTTTTCCCTCTTACACTGTGTTGaaagaagcaacaaaaaaattgaagaaaCAAATTGCATGTATTGTTGTAGTCACTGACTCTCTCGTCGAGTTCCTCTCTCTTTGTGTCGATCGTCAGCCCTTCTCTCCCAGTCCTTGAAGTCCCgttgctctttttgttgttcacGAAGCTTCCGGTCTCGTTCCCGCTGGCGTTCCAGCTGCTCCAGCCGATCCCTTTGGTCAGGAAATAAAACCCCACTAAACATCTATTCAGACGCCACCCTACCCTCCACTTTTGAGTAATTTCAGATGCTTTTCATGTGCACCTACAGTAAAACTGGGAGAAAAATCTATGCTAGGTTCACACTTCTAATAggctttaacaagaaaaaagatgtACTGTACAcacattctcaaaagctgcaACAACATAGGCTTTGGAAAAAagctccaacacacacaaatttttttagtaaaaatgaaATCACCACTGTTTTAAAGTGATGCTCACCTCTCTCTGCGTGAATGAGCTCTGGCCTCCTCCCTTCGTTTCTGCCTCTCCCAGTTTCGCCGTGCGTTGTCTTCTTCCCAAAGACGTTTCCTCCGATCGCTCTCTCGCTCTTTGTCTTTGGCTCGGACGTGCTTTCCCCCTGCTTTAGCAAAGCAATCGTCAGTGGAagtgacaaacaaataaatagtcTGTAACTTGTTGCATTTGACAGTATAATATACTTGAGACTACGTATTTAATAAGCATCATCTCACCTCCTTCAGCAGAATGACTGCGATGAcgtcttttgtcttttcttttctcctcttttctgtgGTGAGATTTGTCTTTTCTTGCTACCTGCTGTGGGGGTTTGATTGCTAGTGATTCATCCTCCTCTCCCCTAACAAAAAAATAGGATAATCACAATGAAActtcagaaaagcaaaaaattacACCTGCTTTCATAAAAGCTaaatctcaaacatttctttacatGTGAAGTCTGTAAGATAAGTGAAATGACCTGTCTTCTGTCGAGTCTTCCCTTGTGTACGGGGAGTTACGAATTGTTATTTCCATTCTTTGATCACGTAGTTCTCCTTCCTCCGGAGTGTCTCGTTTGGCTTCCCGATCATTCGCCTGTGAAACAAGGCCCTGTGAgaactgtgagaaaaagttaAAGCCAGAAATcatcaaaatgtcttcatataATGACTATAATAAAGACAAATCAGATCACAGGACATTTAGGTTACAGCTCATattagtttctaaaaaaaatatgactatGTAAGGAAAGTTAACTGCTCCCACCAGAGCTAATTTTAGCACAACTAATGTTgaaaagtcaagaaaaaaaaataataccaaGAACTGATTATTCtgaaaaaatctaaaatctttaaaaaccttaaattaaagcttaaattcaattcataaataaaattcacaatTTTGTTGCTGAATGTAATGTAACATGGTTCttatattattactttttttaagttacTTACGTTTTTCTGGCGCTTaatgtctgttttctcttcTAACTCTCGTCTGCGTTTTTTCTCCAACAGGATTTCATCAAGAGTTTTTACTTTCCAGGTCTCTTTTTCGTCCCCCATCAGCATCCAATCTCCACCACCTGCTTTACAATTCAAACACAAGGAGTTACCACCAAATAATCAATTTAgaatattttcatttcagtcaCAGTGAACATAACAACTCACATAAACTACAGATGCATTACAGAAGAAATGTATACATTTTGTATAATCTTAATctcttcataaaaataaaatgtcagtgtccattatatttttataggacatttaaaataactgagGTGGATCAAAATGCTTTACAGTGAAATCAgataatacaacaaaataaataaactaaaataaaaagacaataaaatatatatataaaagcatGGCAATAGACAAAACATATTTGAATGCTAttctttgtttatattaaaatgacTGGTTTTAAGAGGAATTTACATCTCTCTAATCTAAACTTGAATATATTAAAAGGTAAATTGTTCCATAAATTTGGAGCAGCTATTACAAAAGCCTGATCAGGTTTATCAATCACGTAAATTTTAATCTAAATCTTAGTAGTTCCTGGTCTGTAGATGTTGAGACAATCaggtaaatatatttaaaaaataaacagaactatCATATTCCTATAACTATTTCACATTACAGATATGACTGATGCTCctttgtttggaaaaatataATACCTTCCTTCCCTTGTTGTGGTTTTACGGCATATGAGAGAAGATTTGGAATaaccctgtttttattttaaaccacatCACTTCTAGTACTCAATAATACTTCTAAATAGGACAAAACAGCCACAGCCACTTATAGGAAcatattctttgttttacaatacacttaaatcttttttttttacttgaactGGTGTACAAAGACATTATAATTAATAAACCacaaaacataatattttatacaattatttggcaaccaaaaaaataacttataatGTTATTATAAACCTCCCATTGACTGTTTTGTCCAAAAGGAAAATCTTTgcacattttaacagaaaaattaGATTTTCGTGAATTATAAATTGTTAATATCGTCTCCCACATTTGCACACAGACATTTCAGTGCAACCTGTTGTTTGAGTAAACGCTAACAGTTCATCTGTTTCATAACATACAAATCATGATGACTAATCTCCATCTCATCCTAACACAACAAATATCTCAGCTCATTCGTACATATGAGATACGGAGTCAAGCAAAGTGAGAGCACCGCACGTTTGCAATGATTCAACTCTGGATCTTGTTATAGCTTTGTTGTAGAGCTAAGTCAGGTGTTTAACGCACCAATTTTACAAAATTCTAAGAAAACTAGTTATCTGGGGCTTCAAGGAAGCCAAATAAGCCTAAACAAAAAACgaaaaataacagcaaatgtAATTACTTCTTTTGAACTTTCTTCAAACCAGCGACGATGCTCTCATGTTAGCTAGCAAATGTTAGCTAAACTAGCATCAACTGCTAAACAACTTCTACCGCTCATTATTTAAGTCGGAGAaaaatatttgatatatttattacTTCTGTGATCTCGGGCGCACGTAACGGTGTTTGCgactttaaatgaaaacctgAATACAGAGTAAGATTAAATAATTCATTGAGAAGATGAAATGGTTAAACAAACCTGTAAAATGCGCAGCAAGTGCTATGGCTTACCGGAAGTCTAAACGCATGAGCAACGTCTAAAACTTCCGGTGTGAAATAATAACTTCcggtaataaaataaaataaaataaaataaaataaaataaaataaaataaaataaaataaaataaatggagagtttctgtttttattgtatcaGTTTGACCAGTCCAAGCATTTAACAACCAAATCAAAATTTAAGTCCCTCGGTCTTGTAATCAACAAAATACATTActaaatttaatttccttttgtcTAGAAATATGAAAAAGTGCTGTTATTTTGTTCCATCTATTCTAGACAAACCAGAGGTACACACGTATTGACTAAAGCAGAGCCAaagagggaaacaaacaaacaaacacaacatcaaaGGTCAAGTTATAATTTACTGCATAAAAATGTAATGCACTGGGTGGAGCATTGTGAAGCTTTTTACCATGTAATTGTCACCCTTATCTGCACAAGGGGTAATGAAATCAGGAATTTAAAGCAACACAGCACTGAACTGGCTTTTATCCTTTAGAAAAAGTCATATACTGAAGTTAAAGGCGACAACTTGATACAGCCAGTGAATTTATGACTGGATGGCTTTAGTAACCACATGCACTTTGGCCCAAGATACACACAGAGCAGGCGGCACAGCTCTCTGTGTCAGTTGTGCATTAGCAAGACAGCTACTAAAACTGGTTGGCAATACAGGTGAGCAAGACaaaacttcttctttttaatgttgtaaaaTTAAGAAAGCTTTGCTTGAGATGATAATAGCATTTTAAATATTGGTGAGGACATCTTAGTTGTATGTACCCAGCAGagttgaaaagattttaaaagtaatCAAAGAGAAGTGATTTACTTTTAGTTTGCAAAATTACAATACATACagcttattttgtttaattgtttatatgtatatatgtaagTAGTTTGCAGTAATTTGCAATAACATAAAACCTTTAGCTAGTTAAAACAGGAGTGGGACAGCTTATCAAAAAAGCCAAACTTAAGGGTTTTCTGTTCATtatctgttcatttttatgtcagCGATATAATGTTATAAAGTTGCTacagaatttaaaacaactcatgtaatagtaaaaaaaaataacagttcataacaaactgaaaactggaagacagaaactgacaaataaaaatcctcTAATGAGAAGTCCcatttttcacaactttaaaTTACTTAAACGTTTTACACCTGCAGTTAAGTAGTAGTAGAAACTGATCTTGTATGCTTCAGTGAATCTGGAAAACTGTTAATGCAACAATCATAATTGTTATCTGCAGAAACTCAAGCAACACTGTTGGACTTATCCTGACTAGGCCACCTTATAAATTTTCTATCTTCAGACTGAGAAGTGAAAAAGTGAGTTTTTCCAGCAGATAAACCTctgaaaaaaggaacaaaacaccCCTCATGGAGTCCAACACTGCTGGCAGCGTGCAGTACGATCGCTGGAATGAGGACAACATCAACATGAATGTAGAGGCTTCACAGTCTGCTGTCAGGAGGTATGATGAACTGTTGCTCAACATAAAGGATGTAGATCTGAGGAGCACATTCAAAGAGTTGTATGGAGATGTTGaaggggataaaaaaaacacatgatgaTAAAGAAAAGATCTATAAGTCTGATTCATATTTCAGTTGGTTATATCTTTAGGATcaaagctaagatttggtgtaaCAAGTTTATTCATGTTCTCTTTCTCATTTCCCATTTAGGATCTAcaacagagtgtgtgttggcaGCACTGGATTAGCAATGAAGGCAGCTGGAACCATAGTTGCACTGGTGTCTATTTTCATCGTAGGATATGTGACAGGATACTACGTCCATCGGTGCGCTGAGTGAGGACCAGTCAAGAAACAAAACGCTGGGATTTTTGTGAAAGTACAAATTGAAACATTCTGTGCTGACAGAGACATGGGCTTATTCAGAATAATAAAGGAAGAAAACTACTCAAAaccattattttaaaactcataTGAGAAATGATTTATGCATTTGA
Protein-coding regions in this window:
- the cdk11b gene encoding cyclin-dependent kinase 11B isoform X2 encodes the protein MLMGDEKETWKVKTLDEILLEKKRRRELEEKTDIKRQKNFSQGLVSQANDREAKRDTPEEGELRDQRMEITIRNSPYTREDSTEDRGEEDESLAIKPPQQVARKDKSHHRKEEKRKDKRRHRSHSAEGGGKHVRAKDKERESDRRKRLWEEDNARRNWERQKRREEARAHSRRERDRLEQLERQRERDRKLREQQKEQRDFKDWERRADDRHKERGTRREMPSHHRMLPDEYDDKQKQSHHSRSPNRVPRDRSEHSEPQKIATTKEDRPDIKDLLADLQDISDTERKTSTAESSIASGSGSEEEGDDDEGEEGSSSQSEGEEEEEEEGESVSGSGHSEQSAEDVSEEEQSEEEEERENGNHIPAVPESRFDHDSEESGEDMEEEEEEEEEEEEEEEEEEEEEEEGGEDEPTPHSQTHSRSPTPEENYIPESPPVSPVELKKELPKYLPALQGCRSVEEFQCLNRIEEGTYGVVYRAKDKKTDEIVALKRLKMEKEKEGFPITSLREINTILKAQHPNIVTVREIVVGSNMDKIYIVMNYVEHDLKSLMETMKQPFLPGEVKTLMIQLLRGVRHLHDNWILHRDLKTSNLLLSHKGILKIGDFGLAREYGSPLKPYTPVVVTLWYRSPELLLGAKEYSTAVDMWSVGCIFGELLTQKPLFPGKSEIDQINKIFKDLGSANEKIWPGYSELPAVKKMSFTEYPYNNLRKRFGALLSDQGFDLMNKFLTYCPSKRISADDALKHEYFRETPLPIDPSMFPTWPAKSEQQRVKRGTSPRPPEGGLGYRNLGDDDLKDTGFHLTTSNQGASAVGPGFSLKF
- the cdk11b gene encoding cyclin-dependent kinase 11B isoform X1 is translated as MLMGDEKETWKVKTLDEILLEKKRRRELEEKTDIKRQKNFSQGLVSQANDREAKRDTPEEGELRDQRMEITIRNSPYTREDSTEDRGEEDESLAIKPPQQVARKDKSHHRKEEKRKDKRRHRSHSAEGAGGKHVRAKDKERESDRRKRLWEEDNARRNWERQKRREEARAHSRRERDRLEQLERQRERDRKLREQQKEQRDFKDWERRADDRHKERGTRREMPSHHRMLPDEYDDKQKQSHHSRSPNRVPRDRSEHSEPQKIATTKEDRPDIKDLLADLQDISDTERKTSTAESSIASGSGSEEEGDDDEGEEGSSSQSEGEEEEEEEGESVSGSGHSEQSAEDVSEEEQSEEEEERENGNHIPAVPESRFDHDSEESGEDMEEEEEEEEEEEEEEEEEEEEEEEGGEDEPTPHSQTHSRSPTPEENYIPESPPVSPVELKKELPKYLPALQGCRSVEEFQCLNRIEEGTYGVVYRAKDKKTDEIVALKRLKMEKEKEGFPITSLREINTILKAQHPNIVTVREIVVGSNMDKIYIVMNYVEHDLKSLMETMKQPFLPGEVKTLMIQLLRGVRHLHDNWILHRDLKTSNLLLSHKGILKIGDFGLAREYGSPLKPYTPVVVTLWYRSPELLLGAKEYSTAVDMWSVGCIFGELLTQKPLFPGKSEIDQINKIFKDLGSANEKIWPGYSELPAVKKMSFTEYPYNNLRKRFGALLSDQGFDLMNKFLTYCPSKRISADDALKHEYFRETPLPIDPSMFPTWPAKSEQQRVKRGTSPRPPEGGLGYRNLGDDDLKDTGFHLTTSNQGASAVGPGFSLKF